The Stenotrophomonas maltophilia genome includes a region encoding these proteins:
- a CDS encoding acyl-CoA dehydrogenase family protein — MSGPSFSSNAPFETHVVLNQPPPFAGRQLWTDDVALAEAVHREGAGALAPRLAVYGALAGDELYRLGFDANRDRPRLRTHDAQGHRIDTVEFHPAYHQLMSAAKQHGVAGLSWHEPQPGAHVARAALSYLHHQAEAGTSCPLTMTHAAVAVLQSQPHLAEWARKAAAPVYDPRDVPVADKTGITLGMGMTEKQGGSDVRANSTRAEPIDGERYRLVGHKWFFSAPMCDGFLVLAQAPGGLTCLLMPRRLADGDRNAFRLMRLKDKLGDWSNASSEVEFCGAQAWRVSEEGRGVATIIGMVMMTRLDCMLGAAAEMRMALAQALHHARHRRTFGKLLVEHSLMTNVLADLALESEAATVLAMRIARAVDRAGVDANEAAMARLGTALGKYWLCKRAPAFVNEAQECLGGAGYVEESMLPRLYRQAPLNSIWEGSGNIQCLDVLRALAREPEAMAALRGELASVADRDARYAAALQRWAAAPPPEEAQARLFCERTALLLQAALLLRARSPMAEAFVRSRLEGEHGLAFGTLPAGLELTAMLARALP, encoded by the coding sequence ATGAGTGGACCCAGCTTCAGCAGCAACGCGCCGTTTGAAACCCATGTGGTGCTGAACCAGCCGCCACCGTTCGCGGGCCGCCAGCTGTGGACCGACGATGTGGCGTTGGCGGAGGCGGTGCATCGCGAGGGTGCCGGTGCCTTAGCGCCACGCCTGGCCGTGTACGGGGCCTTGGCCGGCGACGAGTTGTACCGGCTCGGCTTCGATGCCAACCGTGATCGCCCGCGGCTGCGTACGCACGATGCGCAGGGCCACCGCATTGATACGGTCGAGTTCCACCCTGCGTACCACCAGCTGATGTCCGCAGCGAAGCAGCATGGCGTGGCGGGTTTGTCCTGGCACGAGCCGCAGCCCGGCGCACACGTCGCGCGTGCGGCGCTGAGCTACCTGCACCACCAGGCCGAAGCTGGCACCAGTTGCCCCTTGACCATGACCCATGCGGCGGTGGCAGTGCTGCAGTCGCAGCCGCACCTGGCCGAATGGGCGCGCAAGGCCGCCGCGCCGGTCTATGACCCGCGCGACGTGCCGGTGGCGGACAAGACCGGCATCACGCTGGGCATGGGCATGACCGAGAAGCAGGGCGGCTCGGATGTACGTGCGAACAGCACGCGCGCCGAACCGATCGATGGCGAACGTTACCGCCTGGTCGGCCACAAGTGGTTCTTTTCCGCGCCGATGTGCGATGGCTTCCTGGTGCTGGCGCAGGCGCCGGGCGGGCTGACCTGCCTGCTGATGCCGCGCCGGCTGGCCGATGGCGACCGCAATGCATTCAGGCTGATGCGGCTGAAGGACAAGCTGGGTGACTGGTCCAATGCGTCCAGCGAGGTCGAGTTCTGTGGCGCGCAGGCATGGCGCGTGAGCGAAGAAGGGCGTGGCGTGGCGACCATCATCGGCATGGTGATGATGACCCGCCTGGACTGCATGCTGGGTGCGGCCGCGGAGATGCGCATGGCGCTGGCGCAGGCGCTGCATCATGCACGCCATCGGCGCACCTTCGGCAAGCTGCTGGTGGAGCACTCGCTGATGACCAACGTGCTGGCTGATCTGGCGCTGGAGTCGGAAGCGGCCACGGTGTTGGCGATGCGCATCGCACGCGCGGTGGATCGTGCCGGTGTGGATGCCAATGAAGCGGCGATGGCGCGGTTGGGGACGGCGCTGGGCAAGTACTGGCTGTGCAAGCGTGCGCCGGCCTTCGTCAATGAAGCGCAGGAATGCCTGGGCGGTGCCGGCTACGTGGAGGAGTCGATGCTGCCCCGACTGTACCGGCAGGCACCGTTGAATTCGATCTGGGAGGGCAGCGGCAACATCCAGTGCCTGGATGTGCTGCGTGCGCTGGCGCGTGAACCGGAGGCGATGGCGGCGTTGCGCGGTGAGCTGGCGTCGGTGGCTGACCGTGATGCGCGCTATGCAGCAGCATTGCAGCGTTGGGCAGCGGCGCCGCCACCGGAGGAAGCGCAGGCGCGGCTGTTCTGCGAGCGCACTGCGCTGCTGCTGCAGGCGGCGCTGCTGCTGCGTGCGCGCAGTCCGATGGCGGAGGCGTTCGTGCGTAGCCGGCTGGAAGGGGAGCATGGGCTGGCGTTCGGGACGCTGCCGGCGGGGCTGGAGCTGACGGCGATGCTGGCGCGCGCGCTGCCGTAG
- a CDS encoding ligase-associated DNA damage response exonuclease, whose translation MEGNDDLVVLRPEGLYCAAGDFHIDPWRPVPRAVITHGHGDHARPGMGEYHCSEGSLPILRWRLGDVGVQAHAEGVPFRLGRVQVSLHPAGHVLGSSQVRIDDGERVWVASGDYKRQPDPTCTPFEVVPCDTFITEATFALPIYRWPDTPAVAAEIVAWRRECEQRGEAAILLCYALGKAQRVLAELLPLDDRPAWLHGAIANGVSVYRQANIPMLETLTVAEQGRQPDAAGQLILAPPSAAGTPWMRRFGPHQLGFASGWMQLRGNRRRRNVDRGFVISDHADWPALLQTIEQTGAQRVIATHGNTDALIPFLRERGVAAEAFRTDFGSEE comes from the coding sequence ATGGAAGGCAATGACGATCTGGTGGTGCTGCGTCCGGAGGGGCTGTACTGCGCCGCGGGAGATTTCCACATCGATCCCTGGCGCCCGGTGCCGCGCGCGGTCATCACCCATGGCCACGGCGACCACGCGCGCCCGGGCATGGGCGAATACCACTGCAGCGAAGGAAGCCTGCCGATCCTGCGCTGGCGGCTGGGCGATGTTGGCGTACAGGCGCACGCCGAGGGGGTGCCGTTCCGCTTGGGCCGGGTGCAGGTATCGCTGCATCCGGCCGGTCATGTGCTCGGTTCGTCCCAGGTGCGCATCGACGATGGTGAACGGGTGTGGGTGGCGTCCGGCGACTACAAGCGCCAACCCGACCCGACCTGCACGCCCTTCGAAGTGGTGCCCTGCGATACGTTCATCACCGAAGCCACGTTCGCGCTGCCGATCTATCGCTGGCCGGACACCCCGGCGGTCGCCGCAGAGATCGTGGCGTGGCGCCGCGAATGCGAGCAACGTGGCGAAGCGGCGATCCTGCTGTGCTATGCACTCGGCAAGGCGCAGCGGGTGCTGGCCGAGTTGTTGCCACTGGACGACCGCCCCGCGTGGCTGCACGGCGCCATCGCCAATGGCGTGTCGGTCTACCGGCAGGCCAACATCCCGATGCTGGAGACGCTCACCGTCGCCGAACAGGGGCGTCAACCCGACGCCGCCGGCCAGTTGATCCTGGCCCCACCCTCGGCCGCAGGCACGCCATGGATGCGCCGCTTCGGACCGCATCAACTGGGGTTCGCCTCGGGGTGGATGCAGCTGCGCGGCAATCGGCGGCGCCGCAACGTCGACCGGGGCTTCGTCATTTCCGATCACGCTGATTGGCCCGCGCTGCTGCAGACCATCGAACAGACCGGCGCGCAGCGGGTCATCGCCACCCATGGCAATACCGATGCATTGATTCCGTTCCTGCGCGAGCGCGGCGTGGCGGCTGAAGCCTTTCGCACCGACTTCGGGAGCGAGGAATGA
- a CDS encoding ATP-dependent DNA ligase: MKAFAALYQRLDRSTATLDKRAALVDYFRHAAAHDAAWALYLLSGGKVGGARRRIAASGELRSWIAEESGLPAWLVEDSYAQVGDLAETLTLLLDDPLHPAADRPLSDWIEQHLLAVANQPEVVRRAAVVAGWRQLRSGERLVFNKLLTGALRVGVSQRLVQQALAEWCGLDIARIAQRMLGEWVPSPALLGQLLSPDELPLDRQQPYPFFLASPLEGEPGERLGPVEDWLLEWKWDGIRLQLLRRRGEVALWSRGEERLDGRFPEIEQAAMALPDGCVLDGELLAWDESDDLPRAFTALQTRIQRRKPGAATLRNTPVRVLAYDLLERDGEDLRGLPLQQRRAQLAEVIGALGDTRIQLSPDVPAGDWLQAATLREAARERGVEGLMLKRRTSAYQSGRRRGDWWKWKVDPLTIDAVLLYAQAGHGRRSTLYTDYTFGVWDGDTLVPVAKAYSGLDDKEILALDRWIRANTRERFGPVRSVRAEQVFELGFEAVNRSSRHKSGIAVRFPRILRWRHDKPAAEADQLATLQALAR; the protein is encoded by the coding sequence ATGAAGGCGTTCGCCGCGCTCTACCAGCGCCTGGATCGCAGTACTGCGACGCTGGACAAGCGCGCCGCACTGGTCGACTACTTCCGCCACGCAGCGGCGCACGATGCGGCGTGGGCGCTGTACCTGCTCAGCGGCGGCAAGGTCGGCGGCGCACGCCGCAGGATCGCCGCCAGTGGTGAGCTGCGCAGCTGGATTGCCGAGGAATCCGGACTGCCCGCCTGGCTGGTGGAAGACAGCTACGCTCAGGTCGGCGATCTGGCCGAAACACTGACACTGCTGCTGGATGACCCCTTGCATCCCGCCGCCGACCGGCCGTTGTCGGACTGGATCGAACAGCATCTGCTGGCGGTGGCCAACCAGCCCGAAGTGGTGCGCCGTGCGGCGGTCGTCGCCGGCTGGCGGCAGCTGCGTAGCGGCGAGCGCCTGGTGTTCAACAAGCTGCTCACCGGCGCGCTGCGCGTGGGTGTCTCGCAACGGCTGGTGCAGCAGGCGCTGGCAGAATGGTGCGGCCTGGACATCGCGCGCATCGCCCAGCGCATGCTCGGCGAGTGGGTGCCCTCTCCCGCGTTGCTGGGGCAGCTGCTGTCGCCGGATGAACTGCCACTGGACCGGCAGCAGCCGTACCCGTTCTTCCTGGCCTCACCGCTGGAGGGCGAACCCGGCGAACGGCTGGGTCCGGTCGAAGACTGGCTGCTGGAGTGGAAGTGGGATGGAATCCGTCTGCAGCTGCTGCGCCGACGCGGTGAAGTGGCGCTGTGGTCACGTGGCGAGGAACGGCTGGATGGCCGCTTCCCGGAAATTGAACAGGCCGCGATGGCGCTGCCCGACGGCTGCGTGCTGGACGGAGAACTGCTGGCCTGGGACGAGAGCGACGACCTGCCGCGCGCCTTCACCGCGCTGCAGACCCGCATCCAGCGTCGCAAGCCCGGTGCAGCGACCTTGCGCAACACCCCGGTACGCGTGCTTGCCTACGACCTGCTTGAACGCGATGGCGAGGATCTGCGCGGGCTGCCACTGCAGCAACGGCGTGCACAGTTGGCCGAGGTCATCGGTGCCCTGGGCGATACACGCATCCAGCTGTCGCCCGACGTACCCGCTGGAGACTGGCTGCAGGCGGCCACGTTGCGGGAGGCCGCCCGTGAGCGGGGCGTCGAAGGGTTGATGCTGAAACGCCGGACGTCCGCCTACCAGTCAGGGCGACGGCGCGGCGACTGGTGGAAATGGAAGGTAGACCCCCTGACCATCGATGCCGTGCTGCTGTATGCGCAGGCCGGCCATGGACGGCGCAGCACGCTGTACACCGATTACACCTTCGGCGTCTGGGACGGCGATACGCTGGTGCCGGTGGCCAAGGCCTATTCGGGCCTGGATGACAAGGAAATCCTGGCCCTCGATCGCTGGATCCGCGCCAACACCCGTGAACGGTTTGGCCCGGTGCGCAGCGTGCGTGCCGAACAGGTGTTTGAACTGGGCTTCGAGGCAGTCAACCGCAGCAGCCGGCACAAATCCGGCATCGCCGTGCGCTTTCCCCGCATCCTGCGCTGGCGCCACGACAAGCCCGCCGCCGAAGCCGACCAGCTGGCCACGCTGCAGGCGCTGGCGCGATGA